In Clostridia bacterium, the following proteins share a genomic window:
- a CDS encoding HEPN domain-containing protein gives MLRGKNPPRTHDLDELCKLCSETHDGFGKIADQCSDLTAYDVQTRYPMGLTLEERDMSQALNSAPQTTSMDGFIQREGSSPSSAATHRSGVRLVEPVVALGELHIEPRKEPASTASVSDLIW, from the coding sequence GTGTTGCGCGGGAAGAACCCGCCCAGAACACACGACCTGGACGAGCTGTGCAAGCTCTGCTCGGAAACACATGATGGCTTTGGCAAGATAGCTGATCAGTGCTCCGACCTGACGGCCTACGATGTTCAAACACGATACCCGATGGGGCTGACGCTGGAGGAGCGCGACATGTCGCAAGCCCTAAACAGCGCACCACAGACGACATCAATGGACGGTTTCATCCAGCGTGAGGGGTCCTCACCTTCCTCAGCAGCTACCCATAGGTCAGGCGTCCGGCTCGTAGAACCTGTCGTCGCGCTCGGCGAACTCCATATCGAACCGCGCAAAGAACCTGCATCTACGGCGAGTGTTTCAGATCTCATTTGGTGA